Proteins from a genomic interval of Bacteroidia bacterium:
- a CDS encoding C40 family peptidase has translation MTIHKLSLILSIFWLFVSGQTFANSQQDLTENQNINNNNSSHQSTILDTTHVVTEIKSDSHQNIPNQINEEIITNQGHSELYSFVDRWLNTPYRYGGSSKRGTDCSGFVSVLHDSLYHIKLPRSSRMMYLVTKPISKTELQAGDLLFFKIGRGVISHVGIYLKDNKFAHATTNRGVVISDLDEPYYRRWYFNAGRLEDNTQIVQ, from the coding sequence ATGACGATACATAAGCTATCCCTCATTTTAAGCATATTTTGGTTGTTCGTGTCAGGCCAGACTTTTGCCAATAGCCAGCAAGATTTAACCGAAAATCAGAATATTAATAACAACAATAGCAGCCATCAATCTACCATTCTTGACACCACTCATGTGGTTACTGAAATTAAATCGGATAGCCACCAAAATATCCCAAATCAGATAAATGAAGAAATTATAACTAATCAAGGACATTCTGAATTATATTCATTTGTAGATCGTTGGTTAAATACTCCCTATCGTTATGGCGGAAGTTCCAAACGCGGCACAGACTGCTCCGGGTTTGTATCCGTTTTGCATGATTCTCTGTATCACATTAAACTACCCAGAAGTTCCCGTATGATGTATTTGGTAACCAAGCCAATATCCAAAACAGAACTCCAAGCCGGTGACTTACTCTTCTTTAAAATTGGGCGCGGGGTGATTTCTCATGTCGGGATATATCTCAAAGATAATAAATTTGCACACGCTACTACCAATAGAGGAGTAGTAATCAGTGATTTAGATGAACCATATTACCGCCGCTGGTATTTTAATGCCGGTAGATTAGAAGATAATACCCAGATTGTGCAATAA
- a CDS encoding cystathionine beta-synthase, whose translation MWYNNIIETIGNTPLVRLNSVTSHIKATVLAKVEYFNPGNSIKDRIALRMIEEAEKSGKLKPGGTIIEGTSGNTGMGLALVAAVKGYRCIFVIPDKQSKEKIDILRSVGAEVVVTPTDVEPEDPRSYYSVSKRLANEIPNSFYPNQYDNPNNTQAHTETTGPEIWAQTEGKITHFIAGMGTCGTICGVSDYLKSKNPAIQTVGIDTYGSLFQKLHETGQIDLNEVYGYLTEGIGEDFVPQNCNMSVIDKIIKVSDRDAATMARKLARLEGLMVGWSSGSAVHGALEYAKNLSSTDVVVVILPDHGTRYLGKIYNDVWMRDRGFLEDASLFTAADIITERDSAGKLAFLTPEHTLADAIHLMRSRNISQLPIINNGIMVGSINENRVLNILLDEPSRKNYSVLTAMNDPFPVVLPSTRIDSLSKMITRENPAVILQQPDGQLEIITRSDLINVLIG comes from the coding sequence ATGTGGTATAACAACATTATTGAAACCATCGGAAACACCCCGTTAGTGCGCTTAAACTCAGTTACTTCCCATATTAAAGCAACTGTATTGGCTAAGGTAGAGTATTTTAATCCCGGAAATAGCATTAAGGATAGAATTGCACTCAGAATGATTGAAGAGGCCGAAAAGTCCGGAAAATTAAAGCCGGGAGGCACAATCATTGAGGGCACGTCCGGAAATACCGGCATGGGTTTAGCATTGGTGGCAGCCGTAAAAGGATACCGTTGTATTTTTGTTATACCGGATAAGCAGTCTAAGGAAAAAATAGACATTCTACGGTCAGTAGGTGCCGAAGTAGTTGTTACGCCTACCGATGTAGAGCCGGAAGATCCCCGTTCATATTATTCTGTTTCTAAGCGGTTAGCAAATGAAATTCCCAACTCATTTTATCCGAATCAATACGACAATCCCAACAATACACAGGCTCATACCGAGACAACCGGCCCGGAAATATGGGCACAAACAGAGGGGAAAATCACCCACTTTATTGCCGGAATGGGAACTTGCGGAACTATCTGCGGCGTTTCTGATTATTTAAAATCCAAAAATCCAGCTATTCAAACTGTTGGTATAGATACCTATGGTTCATTATTTCAAAAACTGCATGAAACCGGACAAATAGACTTAAATGAAGTTTATGGCTACTTAACGGAGGGAATTGGAGAAGATTTTGTGCCGCAGAATTGTAATATGAGCGTAATTGACAAAATCATTAAGGTAAGTGACCGAGATGCGGCTACTATGGCTCGTAAATTGGCTCGTTTAGAGGGGCTAATGGTCGGCTGGAGTTCCGGATCAGCCGTTCATGGCGCATTAGAATATGCCAAAAACCTAAGCTCAACCGATGTAGTTGTCGTGATTTTACCAGACCACGGAACCCGCTACTTGGGCAAAATCTACAATGATGTTTGGATGAGAGATAGAGGCTTTTTAGAAGATGCCAGCCTATTTACAGCAGCCGACATCATTACAGAAAGAGATTCAGCCGGAAAGTTAGCATTTTTAACACCCGAACATACGCTTGCAGACGCTATTCATCTGATGCGTAGCCGCAATATATCACAACTTCCGATTATTAATAACGGGATTATGGTCGGTAGTATTAATGAAAATAGAGTGCTGAATATCCTTTTAGATGAACCCAGCCGCAAAAACTATTCTGTTTTAACAGCCATGAATGATCCTTTTCCGGTGGTGTTACCCTCTACCCGAATAGATTCTTTATCCAAAATGATTACCCGTGAAAATCCCGCAGTGATACTTCAACAGCCTGATGGTCAGTTAGAAATCATTACGCGTTCAGACTTAATTAATGTTCTGATAGGTTAA
- the serS gene encoding serine--tRNA ligase produces MNELVVLKQNPELAAAKLNKKNVLNAQNAVQEVLIIDEHRKKILTELEQKRAQLNTVSKEIGILMASGQKEQAEKAKEETKILKDQIAQFEINIRQIEQELHDKVILLPNLPHDSVPFGSHAEDNTVVFQQEISLKLPNNPLPHWELATKLNLIDWEAGNKITGSGFPVYIGQGAKLQRALINFFLHEAELAGYTEIQPPILVNADTGYGTGQLPDKEGQMYFTPADNLYLIPTAEVPITNLYRDVIVEEKKMPIKNCGYTPCFRREAGSYGKDVRGLNRLHQFDKVEIVQIAHPERSYEALEEMVAYVKTLVEKLGLPYRILLLCGGDMSFASAKTYDFEVFSGAQERWLEVSSVSNFETFQTNRMKLRFRNSETQKTQLAHTLNGSALALPRIVAALLENNQQADGTIRIPECLQPYMKQTHLS; encoded by the coding sequence ATGAATGAACTTGTTGTTTTAAAACAAAATCCGGAATTAGCTGCGGCTAAATTAAATAAGAAAAATGTCCTAAATGCACAAAATGCTGTGCAAGAGGTACTTATCATTGATGAGCATCGAAAAAAAATATTGACTGAATTAGAACAAAAACGCGCCCAACTGAATACGGTTTCTAAGGAAATCGGAATCCTAATGGCCTCCGGACAAAAAGAGCAGGCGGAAAAAGCCAAAGAAGAGACCAAAATACTAAAAGACCAAATAGCTCAATTTGAAATAAATATTCGGCAGATAGAACAAGAACTCCATGATAAGGTTATTTTGTTACCCAATCTACCGCATGATTCTGTGCCCTTTGGCAGCCACGCCGAAGATAATACGGTTGTCTTTCAGCAGGAAATTTCCCTAAAACTCCCTAATAACCCACTTCCACACTGGGAGTTAGCAACCAAATTAAATCTAATAGACTGGGAAGCAGGGAATAAAATCACCGGATCCGGCTTTCCGGTTTATATTGGTCAGGGTGCTAAGCTGCAACGTGCGTTAATTAATTTTTTCTTACATGAAGCCGAATTAGCCGGCTATACCGAAATTCAACCGCCAATTTTAGTAAACGCAGATACCGGATACGGAACAGGGCAACTTCCTGATAAAGAGGGACAAATGTATTTCACACCTGCCGATAACCTATACTTAATCCCAACGGCAGAAGTTCCTATAACGAATTTGTATCGTGATGTAATTGTTGAAGAAAAAAAAATGCCTATTAAAAACTGCGGCTATACACCTTGCTTCAGGCGAGAGGCAGGGTCTTACGGAAAAGACGTACGCGGCCTAAACCGGCTACACCAATTTGATAAAGTCGAAATTGTTCAAATCGCCCACCCAGAACGTTCTTATGAAGCCCTTGAAGAAATGGTAGCCTATGTTAAAACATTGGTTGAAAAATTGGGATTGCCCTACCGGATTTTGTTATTATGCGGTGGAGATATGAGTTTCGCATCCGCCAAAACCTATGATTTTGAGGTCTTTTCGGGTGCTCAAGAACGCTGGTTAGAAGTAAGCTCCGTCAGTAACTTTGAAACCTTTCAAACAAACCGAATGAAACTACGTTTTCGAAACTCTGAAACCCAAAAAACACAGTTAGCACACACCTTAAATGGATCAGCCTTAGCTCTACCGCGTATCGTAGCAGCTTTGCTAGAAAATAATCAGCAAGCAGATGGAACTATTCGTATCCCAGAATGCTTGCAACCTTATATGAAACAAACGCATCTATCCTGA
- a CDS encoding T9SS type A sorting domain-containing protein, with product MKKDIYKLLRHCAILAFLMLLSSSQIRIFAQGGKLAFTVTNPSNLGVCGPSATFSLSVKNNAATATANNLVKVWLPNGVSYNVTSVSGSGVTESDVSQLNRPIFDFGTINSKQTKTITFTVNANCDFMYYLDNDITTALGLRADYTGNYDSTIASPFTGLAPALVFYSFVNQSYSGNVGNTFVRTIVIKNSGDGKLSNFNLYDRHQSGISVLGMTPGVATTNGDTSFLALGPAEFAGIGNSDGFFDPNETITISETLRIDACTNLQSALKLYWGCDGNVCDIQSQTGNATIALGTPNITYTATAINNVCYGTYPSLQTLKFVNTGTEVARNLELYVYQSTGSSFYNGFYSRIDTTSIQIKYGTGAYTTIPLTSTKKNLVRACFGGADPTGAFTINVPLLPKGDSIVVQFSIVTCCPTTCSGEWGGAGFSGSRFGWKYSLTYQNQCLTNNFSTGQQSGSSGYYSMYLNTQDISGPSDLGSGEIGSYSIVNSGHDSWPRQNNRGYLKFVFTLPAGISFPGGAGDLVFQDASGVTTWAPASITNVAGIVTAIYRFRAGGSLGSPFSSFEKSELKINLKGECGTGGIQNVGLTTYYNANDTCSCDIPIRCNSFNIKVHCPVPCPGGGVAPTRFSMLRVSYGSPDSLNNGTANGTMIDTTKIKQERVVYGDTIRIFNSGTVITTVANPDWNYLFNRVYIPQGRSSRMDIRHISAYLTIYDASTGVTHQCTLGAPTVQNGTNAEPHFRILSYNMTATTLTAIPALPVGFRFENGDGLWFTAYVKPYANNSSGNLAPVTIQDTFFTSTANAPQALTNRYFCDNFNANMTFITYYYTTWGPQTFNFRQCNLTAIDQRYYFAVGPCCNNYAGGNMFPFEYRQFTKLRQFKVLMPPGFSFVSATLEEIRSNGTNKSVSSGVRAIAPVDPNSNPLVFDPAGYYSFPGTKLSDEGFYGQFIINLRPTCNASTAINQPIVYTQSFDQSSGRLAGSPTADSIVSTPASSGDYLEYASPSLQITSPLPTKIATTDSISWDFSVENISNEGASNTWFTFVNNSGGMTIRKVIDLATNTEVLPTSSIYRIGVLSGNTAKSYRVIASFTNCLRDTFIIHTGWNCTGYPLTLASYPCTTQTILLRYTSSKPVIATSSITPVTAVNLCDTLDFEFRMNNTSVSIGYSPTLTIKRPNGMTIVPNSAYIEYPIGSGWRAIPDPKSIGLNYQWLVDTLDTTIGSVGLKGATFPAENAYRIKCKMVTSCSYVSGSYIRITNRIKAGCGINFLFYYTTPIITIFGVPNDYTTVIKTQMDTIRSCVSPAKIRFTMINQGPGKTNTTDKIFIILPSSITYSANSTTGLYNPPTIIEPTLTVQGGDVRLEWVLPANVEVGDSVSLEFYVDGDTSLVSGSEDIDFQTAIQDTLPCGLSSCLINALTGSSTKPIIIDRPTGLWTGQSDEDWFNPFNWGDCKVPTCAVDVTIPNVPNKPVVPIYDIAETKNLTIESGSYIILKEDAQMNICGNLWIKSSGNYDSKTNSNVHFTGTSPQVYTKDGTASFENVYMDQATPSTLTLNNNLDISKSLTLNSGVIITNSNRVYVSNGDSAAVNTGNLNSYVQGNLRRNVSSTGLFNLPVGHFAQGYELAQLNFTSIGGLTAVDARFDTWIGLPSPINQWECAALFDKNFLDHGYWTIDATNGGAAPNYDAFLYNRGASNYLGAGLTIVKRPTGSGSGFSITDGTCDPASTITKCIRRNLSTFSEFGIEQSNQVLPVSLTNFVANPLQSTIELRWETFAESNLKTYIVERSTDRLNFKDIADIPAKGSSLENVYRLEDKQVITNIRYYYRLKIQEIDGTEHYSNVVEAILPIQNQFSAEVYPNPSNGNFSIVAQVIELGQYEIAVIDILGQTVYHQNYNWEAGSNQVKFSLGMLPQGSYILKIKGQSGEITQRISIQPK from the coding sequence ATGAAAAAAGACATTTACAAATTATTGCGTCATTGCGCAATTTTAGCGTTTTTGATGCTGCTATCAAGTAGCCAGATTCGTATTTTTGCTCAAGGCGGTAAATTAGCTTTTACCGTAACGAACCCTTCTAATTTAGGGGTTTGCGGCCCAAGTGCCACATTTTCACTTAGCGTGAAAAATAACGCAGCTACTGCGACAGCAAACAACTTGGTAAAGGTTTGGCTGCCAAACGGAGTTTCCTACAACGTTACCTCTGTTTCCGGATCAGGTGTAACAGAATCAGATGTTTCTCAGCTAAATAGACCTATTTTTGACTTTGGTACAATCAATTCAAAACAGACTAAGACCATTACTTTTACGGTCAATGCTAACTGTGATTTCATGTATTACCTCGATAATGATATTACAACGGCTCTTGGTTTACGGGCGGATTATACCGGAAATTATGACTCCACAATTGCGTCCCCTTTTACCGGATTAGCACCAGCATTGGTGTTTTATTCCTTTGTAAACCAATCTTATTCCGGAAACGTAGGGAATACTTTTGTTCGAACTATTGTTATTAAAAACTCTGGAGATGGTAAGTTAAGTAACTTTAACCTATATGATAGGCATCAATCAGGTATTTCTGTGTTAGGGATGACCCCCGGAGTAGCTACAACAAACGGAGATACTAGTTTTTTAGCTCTTGGCCCTGCTGAGTTTGCCGGCATAGGAAATTCAGATGGTTTCTTTGACCCTAACGAAACAATTACAATATCTGAAACCCTTCGTATAGATGCCTGCACAAACTTACAATCAGCCCTTAAACTATATTGGGGTTGTGATGGCAATGTTTGTGATATACAAAGCCAAACCGGTAATGCAACAATTGCATTGGGAACTCCCAATATAACCTATACAGCTACCGCGATTAATAATGTTTGTTATGGTACTTATCCCTCTTTACAAACACTTAAGTTTGTGAATACCGGAACGGAGGTAGCCAGAAATTTAGAATTATATGTTTATCAATCAACAGGTTCTTCTTTTTACAATGGATTTTATTCACGAATAGATACTACGTCCATTCAGATAAAATATGGAACGGGAGCATACACTACCATACCATTAACATCAACTAAAAAAAATCTAGTAAGAGCTTGTTTTGGGGGGGCTGATCCAACCGGTGCTTTTACCATAAATGTACCACTGTTACCTAAGGGAGACTCAATAGTTGTCCAGTTTTCGATTGTTACGTGCTGCCCTACTACGTGTAGTGGAGAGTGGGGAGGGGCTGGTTTTAGCGGATCTCGCTTCGGTTGGAAATATTCCTTAACATATCAAAACCAATGTTTAACCAACAACTTCTCTACCGGCCAGCAAAGTGGTTCAAGTGGTTATTATTCGATGTATCTGAACACGCAGGACATTTCAGGGCCTTCAGACTTAGGGTCGGGTGAAATCGGTTCATACAGCATCGTAAATTCAGGGCATGATAGCTGGCCAAGACAAAACAACAGAGGTTATTTAAAGTTTGTATTTACACTGCCGGCTGGTATATCTTTCCCAGGAGGGGCCGGAGATTTGGTTTTTCAAGATGCTTCGGGAGTAACTACTTGGGCACCAGCTTCTATTACAAATGTTGCAGGAATAGTTACGGCTATATACAGATTTCGAGCAGGAGGATCCCTCGGATCTCCTTTCTCGAGTTTTGAGAAATCAGAACTAAAAATCAACCTAAAAGGGGAGTGCGGCACAGGAGGGATACAAAATGTTGGCCTTACCACTTATTACAACGCAAATGATACTTGTTCTTGCGATATTCCTATTAGATGTAACTCCTTTAACATCAAAGTTCATTGTCCAGTACCTTGCCCCGGCGGGGGAGTTGCCCCAACTCGATTTTCAATGTTGCGGGTTAGTTATGGCTCACCGGATAGTTTAAATAACGGTACTGCTAACGGAACTATGATAGACACTACCAAGATTAAGCAAGAACGTGTTGTTTATGGAGATACGATTCGAATATTTAATTCTGGAACGGTTATTACTACGGTTGCTAACCCCGATTGGAACTATCTATTTAATCGTGTGTATATTCCGCAAGGGCGTTCATCCCGAATGGATATTCGGCATATTTCAGCTTATTTAACGATTTACGATGCAAGTACTGGCGTAACCCACCAATGCACCTTAGGAGCACCTACTGTTCAAAATGGAACAAACGCTGAACCGCATTTTAGGATTTTATCCTACAATATGACGGCTACCACCCTGACGGCTATCCCTGCACTCCCCGTTGGTTTTCGCTTTGAAAATGGAGACGGCCTATGGTTTACTGCTTATGTAAAACCGTATGCTAATAACTCAAGCGGTAATTTAGCCCCAGTTACTATTCAAGATACTTTCTTTACCAGTACAGCCAACGCCCCCCAAGCATTAACTAACCGATATTTCTGCGATAATTTTAATGCCAACATGACGTTCATTACCTATTATTATACCACTTGGGGACCCCAAACTTTTAATTTTAGGCAATGTAATTTAACAGCCATAGATCAACGTTATTATTTTGCGGTTGGGCCGTGCTGTAATAACTATGCAGGTGGAAATATGTTTCCGTTTGAATATCGTCAGTTTACGAAACTCCGGCAATTTAAGGTCTTAATGCCTCCCGGTTTTTCTTTTGTATCTGCTACATTGGAAGAAATACGTTCTAACGGTACCAATAAATCTGTTAGCAGCGGGGTTCGTGCCATTGCTCCGGTAGATCCCAATAGTAACCCGCTTGTATTTGACCCTGCCGGCTACTATTCTTTTCCGGGCACTAAATTAAGCGATGAAGGTTTTTACGGTCAATTTATTATCAACCTTCGCCCTACGTGTAATGCCTCTACGGCTATCAACCAACCTATAGTTTATACACAATCATTTGACCAAAGCAGTGGCAGGCTTGCCGGCTCACCAACTGCAGATTCGATTGTTTCTACTCCAGCTTCAAGTGGTGATTACTTGGAATATGCCAGCCCCAGCCTCCAAATTACCTCTCCTTTACCCACCAAAATTGCTACCACTGATAGTATAAGTTGGGACTTTTCTGTTGAAAATATTTCCAACGAAGGGGCTTCTAATACTTGGTTTACGTTTGTGAATAATAGCGGCGGTATGACGATTCGAAAAGTAATTGATTTAGCAACCAATACAGAAGTCTTACCGACCAGTTCAATCTATCGAATTGGGGTGCTTTCGGGAAATACTGCTAAGTCGTATCGCGTTATAGCATCGTTTACGAATTGTTTAAGAGATACTTTCATTATTCATACAGGTTGGAATTGTACAGGTTATCCGCTAACATTAGCGTCCTATCCATGTACTACACAAACAATTTTGTTGAGATATACTTCCAGTAAACCGGTTATCGCTACCTCCTCAATAACGCCAGTAACAGCAGTGAACTTGTGCGATACATTAGATTTTGAGTTTAGAATGAATAATACCTCCGTAAGTATAGGTTACAGCCCTACCTTAACCATCAAGAGACCTAACGGAATGACAATAGTACCGAACTCAGCTTATATTGAGTATCCAATAGGAAGCGGCTGGCGGGCAATCCCTGACCCTAAATCAATCGGCCTAAACTATCAGTGGTTGGTGGACACCTTAGACACTACTATCGGGTCAGTGGGCTTAAAAGGAGCTACCTTTCCTGCTGAAAACGCCTACCGAATTAAATGTAAGATGGTAACGAGCTGCAGCTATGTTTCCGGATCTTACATCCGAATAACAAATCGTATCAAAGCAGGCTGTGGAATTAACTTTTTATTCTATTATACCACGCCTATTATCACAATATTTGGAGTTCCAAACGATTACACAACGGTTATAAAAACACAGATGGATACTATCAGAAGCTGTGTTAGCCCTGCCAAAATTCGATTTACAATGATTAATCAAGGGCCAGGTAAAACAAATACCACAGATAAGATATTCATCATTTTGCCTTCGAGTATTACGTATAGTGCAAATTCTACTACTGGTTTATATAATCCTCCGACTATTATAGAACCGACTCTTACAGTACAGGGAGGAGATGTGAGACTGGAATGGGTACTTCCTGCAAATGTAGAAGTAGGTGATTCCGTTTCACTTGAATTTTACGTAGATGGAGATACCTCTTTGGTATCCGGGTCAGAAGATATTGATTTCCAAACAGCTATTCAGGATACATTACCTTGCGGTTTATCATCATGCCTTATCAACGCCTTGACAGGTTCAAGCACGAAGCCAATAATAATTGACCGCCCAACTGGTCTCTGGACAGGGCAATCAGATGAAGACTGGTTTAACCCTTTTAACTGGGGAGATTGTAAGGTACCTACTTGTGCCGTAGATGTTACGATTCCAAATGTACCCAACAAGCCGGTAGTACCAATATATGATATTGCTGAAACAAAGAACCTTACCATTGAAAGCGGTTCTTATATAATCCTAAAAGAAGACGCACAAATGAATATTTGTGGTAATCTATGGATAAAGAGTTCGGGTAACTATGATTCAAAAACTAATTCAAATGTTCACTTTACCGGTACTTCACCGCAGGTTTATACCAAAGATGGAACTGCTTCTTTTGAGAACGTTTATATGGATCAAGCTACCCCGAGTACCTTAACGTTAAATAATAATTTAGATATTTCTAAGAGCTTGACCTTAAACTCCGGAGTAATTATTACAAACTCTAACCGTGTCTATGTAAGCAATGGAGATTCAGCCGCTGTTAATACGGGAAATCTAAATAGCTATGTACAAGGAAATTTAAGGAGAAATGTTAGTTCTACGGGGCTGTTTAACCTACCGGTAGGCCATTTCGCGCAGGGTTATGAGTTAGCACAACTTAACTTTACATCAATTGGAGGACTAACGGCCGTAGATGCACGTTTTGATACTTGGATAGGCTTACCCTCCCCGATAAATCAGTGGGAATGCGCTGCCCTATTTGATAAGAACTTCTTAGATCACGGCTATTGGACAATTGACGCAACAAACGGAGGTGCTGCACCTAATTATGACGCATTCTTGTACAATAGAGGTGCTTCAAACTACTTAGGTGCCGGCTTAACAATAGTTAAGCGCCCTACCGGTAGCGGTAGCGGATTTAGCATAACAGACGGAACTTGCGACCCCGCATCTACCATCACAAAATGTATCCGCAGAAACCTATCTACATTTTCAGAATTTGGGATAGAACAATCAAACCAAGTTTTACCGGTATCTTTAACAAACTTTGTAGCTAATCCTTTACAATCAACAATAGAACTCCGTTGGGAAACCTTTGCTGAGTCAAATCTTAAAACCTATATCGTAGAACGAAGTACTGATAGGCTAAACTTTAAAGATATTGCTGATATTCCGGCAAAAGGATCTTCTCTGGAAAATGTTTATCGCCTTGAAGATAAGCAGGTAATAACAAACATTCGTTACTATTATAGACTAAAAATCCAAGAGATAGACGGCACAGAGCATTATTCCAACGTTGTAGAAGCAATCTTGCCAATTCAGAATCAATTCTCGGCTGAAGTCTATCCAAACCCCAGCAACGGTAACTTCTCCATAGTAGCTCAGGTCATTGAATTAGGGCAATATGAAATAGCTGTTATAGACATACTGGGTCAAACAGTTTATCACCAAAATTACAATTGGGAAGCAGGAAGCAATCAAGTTAAGTTTTCCTTAGGAATGCTTCCACAGGGTTCTTATATTCTAAAGATTAAAGGTCAATCTGGCGAAATCACCCAGCGAATATCCATTCAACCTAAGTAA
- a CDS encoding transposase yields FSLQEPEEYKIMVLDNGAFHKAKKLIIPKNIFLLFLPPYSPELNPAEKIWQHIKRKFTNKHFENLEQISTFFDQAIKNLSPQMVMSICTFKYMNIDTFWSN; encoded by the coding sequence TTTTCATTGCAAGAGCCTGAAGAATACAAAATAATGGTTTTGGATAATGGTGCATTCCACAAGGCAAAAAAACTAATCATTCCAAAAAATATCTTCCTATTATTTCTACCTCCTTACAGCCCAGAGTTAAACCCTGCTGAAAAGATATGGCAACATATCAAAAGAAAGTTTACCAATAAACATTTCGAAAATTTAGAACAAATCAGCACATTCTTTGACCAAGCAATAAAGAACCTAAGCCCTCAAATGGTAATGTCTATATGCACATTCAAATATATGAATATAGATACATTTTGGTCTAATTAA
- the mtgA gene encoding monofunctional biosynthetic peptidoglycan transglycosylase: protein MMFPSGFIVATMLLNWMFRILKWGIVLSIAGVVLFRFLPFPFTWLMWIRAFETGNYNWKYEWVAIPDISPNLAKAVIYSEDQKFYNHFGFDFESLYHAANENINKNRKIGGSTISQQTAKNAFLYPARSWPRKILEAWFTVWIELLWSKERILEVYLNIIEMGNGVYGAEAAAQHYWKKTAKNLTIREAALIAACLPNPRKYLVNKPNIAIKKRQYWIQEMVKNNYLKL from the coding sequence ATGATGTTCCCAAGTGGATTTATTGTGGCTACTATGCTACTAAATTGGATGTTTCGGATACTGAAATGGGGAATCGTTTTGTCTATTGCAGGGGTGGTTTTGTTTCGGTTTCTTCCTTTTCCCTTTACTTGGCTGATGTGGATACGCGCCTTTGAAACAGGTAATTACAACTGGAAATATGAATGGGTAGCAATACCGGATATTTCGCCAAATTTGGCTAAGGCAGTTATTTACTCAGAAGACCAGAAATTTTATAACCATTTCGGTTTTGATTTTGAATCTTTATATCATGCTGCTAATGAGAATATTAACAAGAACCGTAAAATTGGGGGCAGCACTATTTCTCAACAAACAGCTAAAAATGCTTTTTTGTATCCGGCGCGTTCTTGGCCTAGAAAAATCTTAGAAGCCTGGTTTACTGTGTGGATAGAGCTTCTGTGGAGCAAAGAGCGGATTTTGGAAGTATATCTGAATATAATTGAAATGGGTAACGGTGTTTATGGTGCAGAAGCAGCAGCACAGCATTATTGGAAAAAGACAGCTAAAAACTTGACTATCCGTGAAGCTGCACTAATAGCAGCTTGCCTGCCAAACCCTCGAAAATACTTAGTAAACAAACCCAATATAGCAATCAAAAAACGCCAATATTGGATACAAGAAATGGTTAAAAACAATTACCTAAAACTCTAA